The Lemur catta isolate mLemCat1 chromosome 8, mLemCat1.pri, whole genome shotgun sequence genome has a segment encoding these proteins:
- the LOC123643801 gene encoding UDP-glucuronosyltransferase 1A10-like produces the protein MAPAALPGLLPLCACLLLTPGLAQAGKLLVVPMDGSHWFTMRSVVEKLIQKGHELVVVVPDVSWHLRQSLNCTVKTYKTSHTLEDLNRDFLDFSKVHWKTQIQSVFSLLWSPSIGLLDLFYSHCRSLFNDKKLVEYLKESSFDAVFLDPFDLCGLIVAKYFALPSVVFSRGVFCGYLEEATQCPAPLSYVPKGVLGYSDAMTFKERVWNHIVHLEEHLFCRYIFKTGLEIASEILQTPVTAYDLFSHTSIWLLRTDFVLDYPRPVMPNMIFIGGINCKQGKPLPEVSCLSFSS, from the coding sequence ATGGCTCCTGCAGCACTTCCCGGGCTCCTTCCCCTGTGTGCGTGTCTGCTGCTGacgcctggcctggcccaggcagGCAAGCTGCTGGTGGTGCCCATGGACGGGAGCCACTGGTTTACCATGCGGTCGGTGGTGGAGAAACTCATCCAGAAAGGGCACGAGCTGGTTGTGGTCGTTCCAGATGTGAGTTGGCACCTGAGacaatcactgaattgtacagtgAAAACTTATAAAACTTCTCACACCCTGGAGGATTTGAACCGTGATTTTCTGGATTTTAGCAAAGTCCACTGGAAAACTCAAATACAAAGTGTATTTTCCCTACTGTGGAGTCCATCCATAGGTTTGCTTGACTTATTTTATTCACACTGTAGGAGTTTGTTTAATGACAAAAAATTAGTAGAATACTTAAAAGAGAGTTCTTTTGATGCTGTGTTTCTGGATCCTTTTGATCTGTGTGGCTTAATCGTTGCCAAGTACTTTGCGCTCCCCTCTGTGGTCTTCAGCAGGGGAGTATTTTGCGGTTATCTTGAGGAAGCCACACAGTGCCCGGCTCCTCTTTCTTATGTTCCCAAAGGTGTCTTAGGGTACTCGGACGCCATGACTTTCAAGGAGAGAGTATGGAACCATATCGTCCACTTGGAGGAGCATTTATTTTGCCGCTATATTTTTAAAACCGGGTTAGAAATTGCCTCTGAAATTCTCCAGACACCTGTCACAGCATACGACCTCTTCAGCCACACATCAATCTGGCTGCTGCGAACAGACTTTGTTCTGGACTATCCCAGGCCTGTGATGCCCAACATGATCTTCATCGGTGGCATCAACTGCAAGCAGGGAAAGCCGTTGCCTGAGGTGAGTTGTCTCTCTTTTAGCTCTTGA